The window TGGCGATCAGGATTTTCTTGAACATGTGATGTGCTTTCCGTGAATCAAATCTGTTCCAGCGCCTGTGCCAGATCCGCAACGATATCGTCGATATGCTCTATCCCGACGGAGACGCGCACAACATCTGCCCCTGCCCCGGCAGCAGCAAGTTCCTCCTCGCCCAACTGGCTGTGCGTCGTCGAGGCCGGGTGGATGATCAGCGAACGGGTGTCGCCGATGTTGGCAAGATGGCTTAACAGCTTGACCGAAGACACAAGCTTCACTCCCGCCTCATAGCCGCCCTTCACGCCGAAGGTGAACACGGCGCCAGCCTTGCCGCCGAGATAGCGCTGGGCAAGCTGGTGGTAGGGATCTTCAGCAAGCCCGGCGTAGCTGACCCACGCAACCTTGGGGTGGTTCTGCAGCCACTTCGCGAGGTGCAACGCATTCGAGCAGTGCCGTTCCATGCGGAGAGCCAATGTTTCCATGCCGGTCAACGCAAGGAACGCGTTCATCGGCGCCATTGACGGGCCAAGGTCTCGCAGCCCGATCACCCGGCATGCAATGATGAACGCGATTGGCCCCACCGCATCAGCAAGCACAGCGCCGTGATAGGAAGGGTTTGGCGCTGTCAATGTCGGGAACTTGTCGCTGGCCTTCCAGTCGAACTTGCCGGAGTCCACAATCAGGCCACCGATCGAATTTCCGTGACCGTTCAGAAACTTGGTTGCTGAATGGACGATAATGTCTGCACCGTGTTCAAACGGGCGACAAAGCATTGGCGTGGCCATTGTGTTGTCGACGACCAGCGGCACCCCAGCGTCGTGAGCAACCTTGGCGATGGCCGCAATGTCCTGCACAACGCCACCTGGATTGGCGAGGCTTTCGATGAACACGGCACGAGTCTTTTCGGTAATTGCAGCCGCAACATTGGCTGGATCGTCTGCATCAACGAACACAGCCTTCCACCCGAACTTGGCAAACGCATGGGCCAACTGGTTCAGCGACCCACCATAGAGTTTCTTGGCCGCGACGATTTCGCATCCAGTCTCCATGAGTGTATGAAAGACGAGCAGTTGGGCTGCATGGCCTGATGCTACTGCAAGCGCGCCAACGCCTCCTTCCAGCGCCGCAATCTTGCCTTCGAGTGCAGCGTTGGTCGGGTTCATGATCCGGGTGTAAATGTTCCCGAATTCCCTGAGGGCAAACAGATTTGCTGCATGTTCCGCACTATCAAAGACATAGCTCGCCGTCTGGTAGATCGGCGTGATCCGCGCGTTGGTGGTCGGATCTGGTTCGCAACCGGCGTGGATGGTGAGCGTTTCAAGTTTTTGCGTCATGCGGCTTTCCCCTCAATTTCAAGTGGCGGCATATTGTGGCCAAGAAGCCGCAAGACATCGCCGGCACATTCGACAACATTTGTTCCCGGCCCATAGATGCCGACAACCCCGGCATTGCGCAGGAATTCATAGTCCTGCGGCGGAATGACACCGCCGGCGAAAACCTTGATGTCACTGCGTCCTGCTTCGCGCAGGAGACGAAGCAATTCCGGAATCAGGGTCTTGTGGCCAGCAGCGAGCGATGAAGCACCAATCGCGTCCACATCCTTCTCAAGCGCGAGCGCCAGCGTCTCTTCCGGCGTCTGGAACAGCGGGCCGGAGATGGTTTCAAAACCCATGTCGGTAAATGCAGACGCGATCACGTTTGCCCCGCGATCATGGCCGTCCTGACCCATCTTTGCGACAAGCAATCTGGGCTTTCGGCCCAGGCGGCGGCTGATGGCATCGACGCCGTCCACCACAAGAGCATAACGGGCATCGTTCGCATAAGCCTTGCCGTAAATCCCCGTGACCGGCGTCGGCGTCGTGGCGTATCGGCCAAAAGCCGACTCCAGCGCGTCCGAAATTTCGCCAAGCGTTGCCCGTGCGCGCGCCGCGTCGACTGCCAGTGCGAGGACGTTCTTCCCCCCGCGGGCGCCGGCTGAAAGAGCTGCGAGCGCTGCTGCGCAGGCTCCAGCATCCCGGGACGCCTTCACCGCTTTGATACGTGCGATCTGGCCTTCGCGAACCTTGGCATTGTCGACTTCGAGGGTGTCGAGATGCTCTTCATTCGCAAGCTTGTACTTGTTGACGCCGACAATGACATCTTCCGCCTTGTCTACACGCGCCTGCCGGGCAGCGGCTGCCTCCTCGATGACTCGCTTTGGCATGCCTGTAGCCACAGCCTTCGTCATTCCGCCAAGGGCATCGATCTCCTGTATGATCGCCCAGGCCCGATCCACGAGCTCGCTGGTCAGAGCCTCGACGTAATAAGACCCGCCCAGGGGATCGACGACTTTGGTGATCCCGCTTTCTTCGGCCAGAACGATTTGCGTGTTGCGTGCAATACGCGCCGAAAAGTCCGTGGGCAGGGCAATGGCTTCGTCCAGAGCATTGGTGTGCAGCGATTGCGTGCCACCCAATGTTGCAGCCATCGCTTCGATCGTGGTGCGAATGACGTTGTTGTAGGGGTCCTGCTCCTGCAGCGACACGCCAGATGTCTGGCAATGGGTGCGCAGCATCTTGGAACGCTCGTCCTTGGCGCCAAGTCCATCCATGACCCGATGCCAAAGTGTGCGCGCAGCGCGAAGCTTCGCAACTTCCATGAAGAAGTTCATTCCGATGCCGAAAAAGAAACTTAGCCGCCCGGCAAAGGCGTCGATATCAAGCCCGCTTGCCATGGCGCGTTGCACATATTCCTTGCCATCGGCAATGGTGAAAGCCAGTTCCTGCACCGCCGTCGCCCCGGCTTCGTGCATGTGATATCCGGAAATGGAAATACTATTGAATTTCGGCATATTATCCGACGTATATGCGATGATATCTGAAACAATCCGCATCGAAGGCTCGGGTGGATAAATATAGGTATTCCGAACCATGAATTCCTTCAGGATATCGTTCTGAATAGTCCCGTCGAGCTGGGCTTGAGCAACACCCTGCTCCTCTCCGGCAACAATGAAGAAGGCAAGGATCGGGATTACCGCTCCATTCATAGTCATGCTGACCGACATCTGGTCGAGCGGTATCCCGTCGAAAAGGATTTTCATGTCTTCAACGGAGTCGATCGCAACCCCGGCCTTGCCCACATCGCCGACAACGCGCGGATGATCGCTGTCATAGCCGCGATGCGTAGCCAGATCGAACGCGACCGACAGCCCCTTTTGCCCGGCAGCAAGGTTTCGCCGGTAAAAGGCGTTGGACTCTTCCGCGGTTGAAAAGCCCGCATATTGACGGATCGTCCAAGGCCGTCCGGCATACATTGAGGCACGAACGCCACGCGTGAACGGCGCAAATCCGGGCAAGCCCGGATCCTGAGCGTCGACTTCGGTATAAAGCGGCTTGACCGCGATCCCTTCCGGCGTGTGCCAGGTCAGGTCCTTGCCTTTGACCTCCTTGGCCGCGGCTGCCGTCCACGCTTCGATGTTTGCCATATCAGTTGCCCTTGAACTCCGGCTTGCGCTTCTGCAGGAAGGACATGCCGCCTTCCCGCGCATCGGCACTTGCGCCCGCGATCTTCTGCCCTTCGGCTTCACGGAGAAGCGCGCTTGCATAATCTCCGTCCAGAGCTGCAGCGATATTCTGCCGCATGATTCCGAGTGCGACGGTCGGCCCCTTGGCGAGCCTTGCGGCCAAAGCCTGTGCCTCTTCAGCCAGCACGGCATCATCGACGCACTTGTAGATCAAACCCCAATCGGCAGCTTGCTCCGCAGAGATTTTTTCGCCCAGCATCATCATCTGCGTGGCGCGCGCCTTGCCCAGCAAGCGAGTCAGCATCCAGCTGGCTCCGCCATCGGGAACCAGTCCGATATTCACGAATGCCTGCAGAAAATAAGCGGATTTCCCAGCGATTGCGAAATCGCTTGCCAATGCAAGACTGCATCCAACGCCGGCTGCAGGGCCATTGACGGCCGTGATAACGGGAACATTCAGCCGCGCGAGTTTCAACATGGTCGGGTTGTAGTGGCGGGTCAGCGCTCCATAGGGA of the Aquisediminimonas profunda genome contains:
- a CDS encoding O-acetylhomoserine aminocarboxypropyltransferase, coding for MTQKLETLTIHAGCEPDPTTNARITPIYQTASYVFDSAEHAANLFALREFGNIYTRIMNPTNAALEGKIAALEGGVGALAVASGHAAQLLVFHTLMETGCEIVAAKKLYGGSLNQLAHAFAKFGWKAVFVDADDPANVAAAITEKTRAVFIESLANPGGVVQDIAAIAKVAHDAGVPLVVDNTMATPMLCRPFEHGADIIVHSATKFLNGHGNSIGGLIVDSGKFDWKASDKFPTLTAPNPSYHGAVLADAVGPIAFIIACRVIGLRDLGPSMAPMNAFLALTGMETLALRMERHCSNALHLAKWLQNHPKVAWVSYAGLAEDPYHQLAQRYLGGKAGAVFTFGVKGGYEAGVKLVSSVKLLSHLANIGDTRSLIIHPASTTHSQLGEEELAAAGAGADVVRVSVGIEHIDDIVADLAQALEQI
- the scpA gene encoding methylmalonyl-CoA mutase, with protein sequence MANIEAWTAAAAKEVKGKDLTWHTPEGIAVKPLYTEVDAQDPGLPGFAPFTRGVRASMYAGRPWTIRQYAGFSTAEESNAFYRRNLAAGQKGLSVAFDLATHRGYDSDHPRVVGDVGKAGVAIDSVEDMKILFDGIPLDQMSVSMTMNGAVIPILAFFIVAGEEQGVAQAQLDGTIQNDILKEFMVRNTYIYPPEPSMRIVSDIIAYTSDNMPKFNSISISGYHMHEAGATAVQELAFTIADGKEYVQRAMASGLDIDAFAGRLSFFFGIGMNFFMEVAKLRAARTLWHRVMDGLGAKDERSKMLRTHCQTSGVSLQEQDPYNNVIRTTIEAMAATLGGTQSLHTNALDEAIALPTDFSARIARNTQIVLAEESGITKVVDPLGGSYYVEALTSELVDRAWAIIQEIDALGGMTKAVATGMPKRVIEEAAAARQARVDKAEDVIVGVNKYKLANEEHLDTLEVDNAKVREGQIARIKAVKASRDAGACAAALAALSAGARGGKNVLALAVDAARARATLGEISDALESAFGRYATTPTPVTGIYGKAYANDARYALVVDGVDAISRRLGRKPRLLVAKMGQDGHDRGANVIASAFTDMGFETISGPLFQTPEETLALALEKDVDAIGASSLAAGHKTLIPELLRLLREAGRSDIKVFAGGVIPPQDYEFLRNAGVVGIYGPGTNVVECAGDVLRLLGHNMPPLEIEGKAA
- a CDS encoding enoyl-CoA hydratase-related protein, whose amino-acid sequence is MAYETIKFNIADSIATITLNRPERLNAAPPQMFDEIAEALDNLDGARALLITGEGRAFCSGADLQARGEGSALAGGGGPYGALTRHYNPTMLKLARLNVPVITAVNGPAAGVGCSLALASDFAIAGKSAYFLQAFVNIGLVPDGGASWMLTRLLGKARATQMMMLGEKISAEQAADWGLIYKCVDDAVLAEEAQALAARLAKGPTVALGIMRQNIAAALDGDYASALLREAEGQKIAGASADAREGGMSFLQKRKPEFKGN